The following is a genomic window from Acidimicrobium ferrooxidans DSM 10331.
GCAAGCTCAGCGCTGATGGCGTCGCCGACGAGCTCGAGTCCCGCGGGGACACCCTCGATGATGACCGCGAGCGCACGTCCGTGCGATTCGCCACCAGTCAACCAGCGCAGCATGCGCTCAGGCTAGCGAGACGCCGAGCGCACTCACGTGAGTGCCGTGAGCCACGATCAAAGCCACGAGCGCACCCACCGCGATCGCTGGCCCGAGAGGCAGGCGGTCACGATGGCTCCCGCCGCGCAGGAGATGCCAGAGCGCACCGAGCGCGCCGAGGCTCAAGGCCACGAGCGCCGCGAGGACCGGGACCCACCAGCCGAGCGGCGCCTCCACGGCTCCGAGCATGCCGAGGAGGGCAATATCACCACGACCGAGCCCCCCGCGCGACAACCAGCGTACGAGCATCCACGCGCCCACCACGGCGAGCGCACCGCCGATCGCTGCAGCCACAGCGCGCAGCGCGTGGGGACCGAGTCCGAAGATCACGACCTCCGTGACCAGCGCACCATCGACGAGCGAGCGCGGAATGCGTCGGGTCTGCCAGTCCACGGTCGCACCGACCACCGCGACACTCCAGGCAAGCGCCTCGGCGACGAGCGCGGCGCCCGTCACGCCCGACCAGCTGAGCCACCACACACCAAGACCCGCCGCCACGCCAGCGCCACCATGCAGGAACGTCGCCCGTCGGCTCTTCACCGCGCCCCGCCGACGGGCGAGCGGTCCCACGGCACAGGCGACCAGAGCGGCGGCAACCACAGCGGCTGTCGCCCGGACAACAGCGACGGACACGTACGATCCGTCGACCGAGTGCCTCCAAAGGTTTACCGTTCGGCAAGATCCGACCACTACGGTCGAGCCATGGCACCGATGAGCCAGAGCGCCGACGACCAGGACTGGCGAGCATTCGACGGGCTCTGGAATTTCCGACCCGTCGAGGCAATCCTTGCCAACGGTCACCGACTCCGTCCCGGCAGGCTTCTGCGCTCGGAGCAACCGTACCGACTC
Proteins encoded in this region:
- a CDS encoding prepilin peptidase; its protein translation is MSVAVVRATAAVVAAALVACAVGPLARRRGAVKSRRATFLHGGAGVAAGLGVWWLSWSGVTGAALVAEALAWSVAVVGATVDWQTRRIPRSLVDGALVTEVVIFGLGPHALRAVAAAIGGALAVVGAWMLVRWLSRGGLGRGDIALLGMLGAVEAPLGWWVPVLAALVALSLGALGALWHLLRGGSHRDRLPLGPAIAVGALVALIVAHGTHVSALGVSLA